Proteins from a single region of Hypanus sabinus isolate sHypSab1 chromosome 26, sHypSab1.hap1, whole genome shotgun sequence:
- the LOC132381650 gene encoding zinc finger protein 664-like: MNDQQMPTGERQFSCSQCGKALKNSFNLQKHQRVHTRERTFTCSDCGKGFPWLSGLLLHQRIHTGERPFTCTKCGKGFTESHALLRHQQIHTGERPFVCSECRKGFTRPSDLLVHQRVHTGERPFICSECGKRFTQASLLLVHQRIHTGERPFICSQCGKSFTRSCHLLRHQRIHTGERPFSCPECGKKFASSSYLCRHRKTHTKGKV, translated from the coding sequence ATGAATGACCAGCAAATGCCCACCGGGGAGAGGCAGTTCTCCTGCTCTCAGTGCGGGAAAGCGCTCAAGAATTCCTTCAACTTGCAGAAGCACCAACGAGTCCACACCAGGGAGAGGACGTTCACCTGCTCCGATTGCGGTAAGGGGTTCCCTTGGCTGTCCGGGCTTCTGTTGCACCAACggattcacaccggggagaggccgttcacctgcaccAAGTGCGGGAAGGGGTTCACCGAGTCCCACGCGCTTCTGAGGCACCAAcaaattcacaccggggagcggccgttcgtCTGCTCCGAGTGTCGGAAAGGGTTCACTAGGCCATCTGACCTGCTGgtgcaccagcgagttcacaccggggagaggccgttcatctgctccgaatgcgggaagagattcactcaggcATCTCTCCTGCTGGTGCACCAACggattcacaccggggagaggccgttcatatGCAGTCAGTGTGGGAAGAGCTTCACGCGGTCATGTCACCTTCTGAGGCACCAAcgaattcacaccggggagagaccGTTCTCCTGcccagaatgtgggaagaaatttgCTTCTTCATCTTATCTCTGCAGACATCGAAAAACGCACACCAAAGGGAAAGTCTAA